A stretch of the Trueperaceae bacterium genome encodes the following:
- a CDS encoding thiamine ABC transporter substrate-binding protein: MITRTLTILLSAALLAAHAAAQELRVLTHDSFSLPTELVEAFEREAGVDVVFISGGDAGEALNRAILTKGRPIADVLFGVDEGLWQRAADEGVFEPYESPSLADVAEGYAFDDTHLVTPVDVGFVVPNYDVAALADAGVDPAALTLADLAGEGLAPLTVVMNPATSSPGLAFLLATVAYFGDPQAGVEPAAPEGARAGFADWLDFWDAMEEHGVLVTDGWTDAYYTAFSRYGGDRPIVVSYATSPAAEVIFAEEPLEDSPTANLACEGCAYRQVEAVGILAGTRAREAAEAFVEFLLSPAVQEAIPLEMFVSPVREGAAVPPEFARYGTLPEGAVAAPLPPAVVAANQERWLTQWTAVVMQGRDPASLR, from the coding sequence ATGATCACCAGAACCCTGACGATCCTGCTTAGCGCCGCGCTGCTCGCGGCGCACGCCGCGGCCCAGGAGCTACGTGTCCTCACGCACGACTCGTTCTCGCTGCCCACGGAGCTGGTGGAGGCCTTCGAGCGCGAGGCCGGCGTGGACGTCGTGTTCATCTCGGGAGGCGACGCCGGCGAGGCCCTGAACAGGGCGATCCTGACGAAGGGGAGGCCCATCGCCGACGTCCTCTTCGGCGTCGACGAGGGCCTGTGGCAGCGCGCCGCCGACGAGGGCGTGTTCGAGCCGTACGAGAGCCCCTCCCTCGCCGACGTCGCCGAGGGCTACGCGTTCGACGACACCCACCTCGTGACCCCCGTGGACGTCGGCTTCGTCGTGCCGAACTACGACGTGGCCGCCCTCGCCGACGCCGGGGTCGACCCGGCCGCCCTCACGCTGGCCGACCTCGCCGGCGAGGGCCTGGCGCCGCTGACCGTGGTGATGAACCCGGCCACGTCGAGCCCCGGCCTCGCCTTCCTCCTCGCCACGGTCGCCTACTTCGGCGACCCGCAGGCGGGCGTGGAGCCCGCGGCCCCCGAGGGCGCGCGGGCCGGCTTCGCCGACTGGCTCGACTTCTGGGACGCGATGGAGGAGCACGGCGTCCTCGTCACCGACGGCTGGACCGACGCCTACTACACGGCCTTCAGCCGCTACGGCGGCGACAGGCCCATCGTCGTGAGCTACGCGACGAGCCCCGCGGCCGAGGTGATCTTCGCCGAGGAGCCGCTGGAGGACTCGCCGACGGCGAACCTCGCCTGCGAGGGCTGCGCCTACAGGCAGGTGGAGGCCGTGGGGATCCTCGCCGGCACGCGGGCCCGCGAGGCCGCCGAGGCGTTCGTCGAGTTCCTCCTCTCGCCGGCGGTCCAGGAGGCGATACCCCTGGAGATGTTCGTCTCTCCCGTGCGCGAGGGCGCGGCGGTGCCGCCGGAGTTCGCGCGCTACGGGACGCTGCCGGAGGGCGCCGTCGCCGCGCCGCTCCCGCCAGCCGTCGTGGCGGCCAACCAGGAGCGCTGGCTGACGCAGTGGACCGCCGTCGTCATGCAGGGGCGGGACCCGGCCTCGCTGAGGTAG
- a CDS encoding ABC transporter ATP-binding protein, whose protein sequence is MSFDTNPLLLTLRLVRQRRRLFVGTSLLWALIHLLPVLTGVLTKGVFDALSGAAPAGWDAWTFLALALALDVGRIGVFVAAIRTWATYWVEITLHVRHNVLRHLLTAAGSRRLPESPSESVTRFRDDVNDIGEYVENWVDFWGFALYGVVALGVMAYIDPLLTVLACVPLVLTLGLTSYMRPLIRTARRASREATSRVTDFLGETFGAVQAVKASGREESVLARFQRLNEARRERALKDTVLTELFRSVTDNMVHVATGVVLLVGAGALRDGSFTVGDFALFVTYLPRLTGVMSFVGLMFVQHKRTGVAYERLGRLMVDAPVESLVEPRDYDLEREQAPFAPSSTRAEPLVELTVSGLTYRHDGSEEGIEDVSFTVRRGEFVVVTGRVGSGKTTLLRVLLGLLPKTSGEVRWNGVPVADPATFFVPPRSAYTAQVPRLFSDTLRENVLLGRAASASAVRRALDLAVLSADVEQLHGGLETEVGTRGVRLSGGQVQRAAAARMFLTDADLLVFDDLSSALDVETERRLWDGLFADRDATCLVVSHRRAALERADKVIVMDRGRVVASGTLAEVARHAPELAALFDAEEPGAVAAAP, encoded by the coding sequence ATGAGCTTCGACACCAACCCCCTGCTGCTGACCCTGCGGCTCGTCCGCCAGAGGCGCCGGCTGTTCGTGGGCACGAGCCTGCTGTGGGCGCTGATCCACCTGCTGCCCGTCCTGACGGGCGTGCTCACCAAGGGCGTCTTCGACGCCCTCTCGGGCGCCGCGCCCGCGGGCTGGGACGCCTGGACGTTCCTCGCGCTCGCCCTCGCCCTCGACGTGGGCCGCATCGGCGTGTTCGTGGCGGCGATCCGCACGTGGGCGACCTACTGGGTCGAGATCACGCTGCACGTGCGCCACAACGTGCTGAGGCACCTGCTGACCGCGGCCGGCTCGCGGCGCCTGCCCGAGTCGCCGAGCGAGTCGGTGACGCGCTTCCGCGACGACGTCAACGACATAGGCGAGTACGTGGAGAACTGGGTCGACTTCTGGGGCTTCGCCCTCTACGGCGTCGTGGCGCTCGGCGTCATGGCGTACATCGACCCGCTGCTCACGGTGCTGGCCTGCGTGCCGCTGGTCCTCACGCTGGGGCTCACCAGCTACATGCGTCCGCTGATCCGCACGGCCAGGCGCGCCTCGCGCGAGGCCACGAGCCGCGTGACGGACTTCCTCGGCGAGACGTTCGGCGCCGTGCAGGCGGTGAAGGCCTCCGGCCGCGAGGAGAGCGTGCTGGCGCGCTTCCAGCGGCTGAACGAGGCCAGGCGCGAGCGTGCGCTGAAGGACACCGTGCTGACCGAGCTGTTCCGCAGCGTCACGGACAACATGGTCCACGTGGCCACCGGCGTCGTGCTCCTCGTGGGCGCCGGGGCCCTGCGCGACGGCAGCTTCACCGTGGGCGACTTCGCGCTGTTCGTCACCTACCTCCCGCGGCTCACCGGCGTCATGTCGTTCGTCGGCCTGATGTTCGTGCAGCACAAGCGCACCGGCGTCGCCTACGAGCGCCTCGGGAGGCTGATGGTCGACGCGCCCGTGGAGAGCCTGGTCGAGCCGCGCGACTACGACCTCGAGCGCGAGCAGGCGCCGTTCGCGCCGTCCTCGACGCGCGCCGAGCCGCTCGTCGAGCTCACCGTGTCCGGCCTCACCTACCGGCACGACGGCTCGGAGGAGGGCATCGAGGACGTCTCGTTCACCGTGCGCCGCGGCGAGTTCGTGGTCGTGACCGGCCGCGTCGGGTCGGGGAAGACGACCCTGCTGCGCGTGCTGCTGGGCCTGCTGCCGAAGACCTCCGGCGAGGTGCGCTGGAACGGCGTGCCCGTCGCGGACCCGGCGACGTTCTTCGTGCCGCCGCGCAGCGCCTACACCGCCCAGGTGCCGCGCCTGTTCTCCGACACGCTGCGCGAGAACGTCCTGCTGGGCCGAGCGGCGAGCGCCTCAGCGGTGCGGCGTGCGCTGGACCTGGCGGTGCTCAGCGCCGACGTCGAGCAGCTCCACGGGGGCCTGGAGACCGAGGTCGGCACCCGCGGCGTGCGGCTCTCCGGCGGCCAGGTGCAGCGCGCCGCGGCGGCGCGCATGTTCCTCACCGACGCCGACCTGCTGGTGTTCGACGACCTCTCGAGCGCGCTCGACGTCGAGACGGAGCGGCGCCTGTGGGACGGCCTGTTCGCCGACCGCGATGCCACCTGCCTCGTCGTGTCGCACCGCCGCGCGGCGCTGGAGCGCGCCGACAAGGTGATCGTCATGGACCGCGGGCGCGTGGTCGCCAGCGGCACGCTCGCCGAGGTCGCCAGGCACGCGCCCGAGCTCGCGGCCCTCTTCGACGCCGAGGAGCCGGGGGCCGTGGCCGCGGCGCCGTGA
- a CDS encoding ABC transporter ATP-binding protein, whose translation MTTRASTANRTAPAQASMLALLRRYLAPQRGMAALMALLLLAATGLQLLVPQILRRFIDGALTAAPGARLTSLALSFLAVAVVTQLLNAFATYVAASVGWRATNHLREDLTRHTLDLDMGFHNARTAGEMIERIDGDITSLSNFLSQFSVRVFGGLLLLVGILAALWVEEPLMGGALTAFVVLELVALTLTRRVGVPASNLEREANARQFGFIEERLQGLDDLRANGGGEYSLHRFRGVMRGVYLDTRRAWMLRSVVWLSSYGLFVIGLAVTVGSSIYLVRRGDMTVGAAYMVFQYLFMLQNPIEQITQQLQELQKAAAGVQRVGELFRTRSALPPGGDAELPAGPLSVAFEDVDFHYLDASADQLTLRGVTFRLAPGRRLGLLGRTGSGKTTLTRLVFRLYDPSGGRVRVGGVDTRDVDLQRLRARIGLVTQDVQLFRGTLRDNVTFFDPSVPDEVIVSVLEELGLGAWLRGQEKGLDTELDSGGRNLSAGEAQLIAFARVFLKDPGLVILDEPSSRLDPVTERRLEVALERLLHGRTAIVIAHRLETVERVDEIMVMERGRVVEAGPRVALAADPSSRYSRLRRAALALDLNVAGRAGETRLDPEEAELLEDLA comes from the coding sequence ATGACCACCCGAGCCAGCACCGCGAACCGGACCGCGCCGGCCCAGGCGTCGATGCTCGCCCTCCTGCGCCGCTACCTGGCGCCGCAGCGGGGGATGGCGGCCCTCATGGCCCTCCTGCTCCTCGCGGCGACGGGCCTGCAGCTCCTGGTGCCGCAGATCCTGCGGCGGTTCATCGACGGCGCGCTCACGGCGGCGCCGGGCGCCCGCCTGACGTCGCTGGCGCTGTCGTTCCTCGCCGTGGCCGTCGTGACGCAGCTCCTCAACGCCTTCGCGACCTACGTCGCCGCGTCCGTGGGTTGGCGGGCGACGAACCACCTGCGCGAGGACCTCACGCGCCACACGCTCGACCTCGACATGGGCTTCCACAACGCCCGCACCGCCGGCGAGATGATCGAGCGCATCGACGGCGACATCACCAGCCTGTCGAACTTCCTCTCGCAGTTCTCGGTGAGGGTGTTCGGCGGGCTGCTGCTCCTCGTCGGCATCCTCGCGGCCCTGTGGGTCGAGGAGCCGCTGATGGGCGGGGCGCTCACGGCGTTCGTCGTCCTGGAGCTCGTGGCCCTGACGCTGACGAGGCGCGTCGGCGTGCCGGCCTCGAACCTCGAGCGCGAGGCGAACGCGCGGCAGTTCGGCTTCATCGAGGAGCGCCTGCAGGGCCTCGACGACCTGCGCGCGAACGGCGGCGGCGAGTACTCGCTGCACCGCTTCCGCGGCGTGATGCGCGGCGTCTACCTGGACACGCGCCGCGCCTGGATGCTGCGCAGCGTCGTGTGGCTGTCGAGCTACGGCCTGTTCGTGATCGGCCTCGCCGTCACCGTGGGCTCCTCGATCTACCTCGTCAGGCGCGGCGACATGACCGTCGGCGCGGCGTACATGGTCTTCCAGTACCTGTTCATGCTGCAGAACCCTATCGAGCAGATCACCCAGCAGCTCCAGGAGCTCCAGAAGGCCGCGGCCGGCGTGCAGCGCGTGGGCGAGCTGTTCAGGACGCGCTCCGCCCTGCCGCCCGGCGGGGACGCCGAGCTGCCGGCCGGACCGCTCTCGGTGGCGTTCGAGGACGTCGACTTCCACTACCTCGACGCCAGCGCCGACCAGCTCACGCTGCGCGGCGTGACGTTTCGCCTCGCCCCGGGCAGGCGGCTCGGTCTACTCGGCCGCACCGGCTCGGGCAAGACGACGCTCACCCGGCTGGTGTTCAGGCTCTACGACCCGAGCGGCGGGAGGGTGCGGGTGGGCGGGGTCGACACCAGGGACGTCGACCTGCAGCGCCTCCGCGCGCGGATCGGCCTGGTCACGCAGGACGTGCAGCTCTTCCGCGGCACCTTGCGGGACAACGTGACGTTCTTCGACCCCAGCGTCCCCGACGAGGTGATCGTGAGCGTGCTCGAGGAGCTCGGCCTCGGCGCCTGGCTGCGCGGCCAGGAGAAGGGCCTCGACACCGAGCTCGACTCGGGCGGGCGCAACCTCTCGGCCGGCGAGGCCCAGCTCATAGCCTTCGCGCGCGTGTTCCTCAAGGACCCCGGCCTCGTGATCCTCGACGAGCCGTCGTCGCGCCTCGACCCCGTCACCGAGCGCCGCCTCGAGGTCGCCCTCGAGAGGCTCCTGCACGGCCGGACGGCGATCGTGATCGCCCACCGCCTGGAGACCGTCGAGCGTGTCGACGAGATCATGGTCATGGAGCGCGGCCGCGTGGTCGAGGCCGGCCCGCGCGTCGCCCTCGCCGCCGACCCCTCGTCCCGCTACTCGCGCCTGCGCCGCGCGGCGCTGGCGCTCGACCTCAACGTCGCCGGACGCGCCGGCGAGACGCGGCTCGACCCCGAGGAGGCCGAGCTGCTCGAGGACCTGGCATGA
- a CDS encoding iron ABC transporter permease translates to MRRTWLGHVTGAASLAFLALALLVPLAAIVWRGVAGGSGAPLAGLAATLADPYYLGRLWFTTWQALLSTALTVALGLPTALLLARYRFGGRRLLAAAFSVPFVMPTVVAGMGFLALAGPRGALGVDLRGTLAIVLAAHVFYNFAIVARLVSGFLEGVGPRLEQAAATLGAGPWRSLWRVTLPLALPATVASATLVFIFCFTSFGVVLILAPQARFATLEVELYRLTLRLLRLDVAAALALVQLVVVGGLGWAYTRLQARLAVPVPAGRSAARRPKGAGAALLGADLLVVAAVVLAPLVALAAQALTAPDGSFPSLANLRGMLEAPRSVGFATLGLGLRNSLTFAALSTAAALALGTAFAYAVTRGRWRWLDGLSLLPLATSPVTLGLGYLIAYPWLVATFWGVPLAHALIAFPFVTRTLLPALRALPAGQVAAAVTLGAGPWRTLRRVELPQLLPSLAVAAAFAFAVSLGEFGASLLLVRPEFATLPVAIYDRLGRPGPQNYGAALGLSLVLMAVTALVMLVLQRRERGEF, encoded by the coding sequence GTGCGGCGCACCTGGCTGGGGCACGTCACGGGCGCGGCGTCGCTGGCGTTCCTCGCGCTCGCCCTCCTCGTGCCGCTGGCGGCGATCGTCTGGCGCGGCGTGGCGGGCGGTAGCGGCGCGCCGCTGGCCGGACTCGCGGCCACGCTCGCCGACCCCTACTACCTCGGGCGCCTGTGGTTCACGACCTGGCAGGCGCTCCTCTCCACGGCGCTGACCGTGGCCCTCGGCCTGCCGACCGCGCTGCTGCTCGCGCGCTACCGCTTCGGCGGTCGCCGTCTCCTCGCCGCCGCCTTCAGCGTGCCGTTCGTGATGCCCACGGTCGTCGCCGGCATGGGCTTCCTCGCCCTCGCCGGGCCGCGCGGCGCGCTGGGCGTGGACCTGCGCGGCACGCTGGCCATCGTCCTCGCGGCGCACGTGTTCTACAACTTCGCGATCGTCGCCCGGCTGGTCTCCGGCTTCCTCGAGGGCGTCGGCCCGCGGCTCGAGCAGGCGGCGGCGACCCTCGGCGCGGGCCCTTGGCGGAGCCTGTGGCGCGTGACGCTGCCGCTGGCGCTGCCCGCGACCGTGGCGTCAGCTACGCTCGTCTTCATCTTCTGCTTCACGAGCTTCGGCGTGGTCCTGATCCTCGCCCCCCAGGCGCGGTTCGCCACGCTGGAGGTGGAGCTCTACCGCCTCACGCTGCGCCTGCTGCGGCTCGACGTCGCCGCCGCGCTGGCCCTCGTGCAGCTCGTCGTGGTCGGCGGTCTCGGCTGGGCCTACACCAGGCTGCAGGCCCGCCTGGCCGTCCCGGTCCCCGCCGGGAGGTCCGCGGCGCGCCGTCCGAAGGGCGCGGGTGCGGCCCTCCTCGGCGCCGACCTCCTCGTGGTCGCCGCCGTGGTGCTCGCGCCGCTCGTGGCCCTGGCCGCGCAGGCGCTCACGGCGCCCGACGGCTCGTTCCCCTCCCTGGCGAACCTGCGCGGGATGCTCGAGGCGCCGCGCTCGGTGGGCTTCGCGACGCTGGGGCTGGGCCTGCGCAACTCACTTACCTTCGCGGCGCTCTCCACGGCGGCGGCGCTGGCGCTGGGCACGGCGTTCGCGTACGCCGTCACCCGCGGGCGCTGGCGCTGGCTCGACGGCCTCTCCCTCCTGCCGCTGGCGACGAGCCCCGTCACCCTCGGACTCGGCTACCTGATCGCCTACCCTTGGCTCGTGGCCACCTTCTGGGGCGTGCCCCTCGCCCACGCGCTGATCGCCTTCCCCTTCGTGACGCGCACGCTGCTGCCGGCCCTGCGCGCGCTGCCGGCGGGTCAGGTGGCGGCGGCGGTGACCCTCGGCGCCGGCCCGTGGCGCACGCTGCGGCGCGTCGAGCTGCCGCAGCTGCTGCCCTCCCTGGCGGTCGCGGCCGCGTTCGCTTTCGCCGTCTCCCTGGGCGAGTTCGGGGCGTCGCTGCTGCTGGTCCGCCCCGAGTTCGCCACGCTCCCGGTGGCGATCTACGACAGGCTGGGGCGACCAGGACCGCAGAACTACGGCGCCGCGCTGGGCCTCTCCCTGGTGCTGATGGCGGTGACGGCGCTGGTCATGCTCGTCCTGCAGCGCCGCGAGCGCGGCGAGTTCTGA
- a CDS encoding adenylate/guanylate cyclase domain-containing protein, with the protein MPVSIEDARLSLRMNRWEDALAGFAEADRTGPLGPDDLVEYSTAAWFAGDVDAATDLLEKAHARYEQAGRRADAAMTAVRLSRLAMLAVRPSVMAGWIARAQRLLEGEPESGAHAWLTVMRGLVTAFGYGDFAGGVRLADEALRLARQHDVPDVESLALVAKGNMLLRQGAWREGLGLVEEGAAAASSERVEPRTACDVICLSIAAFADLGEYGRADEWIAQADRWMRSRSIYGYRGQCRVHRAELKRLQGEWQEAEREALEACGELERFRMLDSVGFAYYQIGEVRLRLGDLDEAAAAFQRAVEHGHHAQPGTALLALARGSTAEAARMIAASLSAEAGSPASDRLQRPYLLAAQVEIALAGDDLATAERGAAELEAVAAQYECDVLSGLAAAAAGRVALGRGQLEAAAASLRRAARLFQRARVPYEWARARALLARALLAAGDEALARQELTAARSEFERLGAEPDVAAADDSLSGRGEPQRPRPTVKTFMFTDIVSSTQLAGSLGDGAWESVMEWHDRTLRAAFARHGGEEVRHTGDGFFVAFDDAREALRCAVEVQRLLDRNRREHGSALAVRIGLHATAALPHERDYAGQGVHVAARVTALAGADEVLATEATLAGAGGHGLEVSPPRQATLKGVAEPVTVRSVNWA; encoded by the coding sequence ATGCCTGTGAGCATCGAGGACGCGCGCCTCTCCCTGCGCATGAACCGCTGGGAGGACGCCCTGGCGGGCTTCGCCGAGGCCGACAGGACCGGCCCGCTCGGTCCCGACGACCTCGTCGAGTACTCGACCGCCGCCTGGTTCGCCGGCGACGTCGACGCCGCCACCGACCTCCTCGAGAAGGCCCACGCTCGCTACGAGCAGGCGGGCAGACGCGCCGACGCCGCCATGACGGCGGTCCGCCTGTCCCGCCTGGCGATGCTGGCCGTGCGTCCGTCGGTCATGGCCGGGTGGATCGCGCGGGCACAGCGCCTGCTCGAGGGCGAGCCGGAGTCCGGGGCCCACGCCTGGCTGACCGTGATGAGGGGGCTGGTCACGGCGTTCGGGTACGGCGACTTCGCCGGGGGCGTGCGGCTCGCCGACGAGGCGCTGCGGCTCGCCCGGCAGCACGACGTGCCCGACGTCGAGTCCTTGGCCCTCGTCGCCAAGGGGAACATGCTGCTGCGCCAGGGGGCGTGGCGCGAGGGCCTGGGCCTCGTGGAGGAGGGCGCGGCCGCCGCGTCCTCCGAGCGCGTGGAGCCGCGCACGGCCTGCGACGTGATCTGCCTCTCCATCGCCGCCTTCGCCGACCTCGGCGAGTACGGCCGCGCCGACGAGTGGATCGCCCAAGCCGACCGCTGGATGCGCTCGCGGTCGATCTACGGCTACCGCGGCCAGTGCCGCGTGCACCGGGCGGAGCTGAAGCGCCTCCAAGGGGAGTGGCAGGAGGCCGAGCGCGAGGCGCTGGAGGCGTGCGGCGAGCTCGAGCGCTTCCGCATGCTCGACAGCGTGGGGTTCGCCTACTACCAGATCGGGGAGGTGAGGCTGCGCCTCGGCGACCTCGACGAGGCCGCGGCGGCGTTCCAGCGCGCGGTCGAGCACGGCCACCACGCCCAGCCGGGGACGGCGCTGCTCGCGCTGGCGCGCGGCTCCACCGCCGAGGCGGCGCGGATGATCGCCGCCAGCCTCTCGGCCGAGGCCGGGTCACCGGCGAGCGACAGGCTCCAGCGCCCCTACCTGCTCGCGGCCCAGGTCGAGATCGCGCTGGCGGGCGACGACCTGGCGACCGCGGAGCGCGGCGCGGCCGAGCTGGAGGCCGTCGCCGCGCAGTACGAGTGCGACGTCCTGAGCGGCCTCGCCGCCGCCGCGGCCGGCAGGGTCGCCCTGGGCCGGGGGCAGCTCGAGGCTGCCGCCGCCTCGCTGCGGCGGGCGGCGCGCCTGTTCCAGCGGGCCCGCGTGCCCTACGAGTGGGCGCGCGCCAGGGCCCTCCTGGCGCGCGCGCTGCTGGCGGCCGGCGACGAGGCGCTGGCCAGGCAGGAGCTGACCGCCGCGCGGAGCGAGTTCGAGCGGCTCGGCGCCGAGCCGGACGTAGCCGCCGCCGACGATTCGCTGAGCGGACGCGGCGAGCCCCAGAGGCCGCGTCCCACGGTCAAGACCTTCATGTTCACGGACATCGTCTCGTCCACGCAGCTCGCCGGCAGCCTCGGCGACGGCGCCTGGGAGAGCGTGATGGAGTGGCACGACCGCACGCTGCGGGCCGCGTTCGCCCGCCACGGCGGCGAGGAGGTGCGCCACACGGGCGACGGCTTCTTCGTCGCCTTCGACGACGCCCGCGAGGCCCTGCGGTGCGCCGTCGAGGTGCAGCGGCTGCTCGACAGGAACCGCCGCGAGCACGGCTCGGCCCTGGCCGTGAGGATCGGGCTGCACGCGACCGCGGCGCTGCCGCACGAGCGCGACTACGCCGGCCAGGGCGTGCACGTGGCGGCGCGCGTGACGGCGCTGGCCGGCGCCGACGAGGTCCTCGCGACCGAGGCGACTCTCGCGGGCGCCGGGGGTCACGGGCTGGAGGTCTCGCCGCCGCGGCAGGCGACGCTCAAGGGCGTCGCCGAGCCCGTGACCGTGCGCTCGGTGAACTGGGCCTGA